DNA from Mesorhizobium sp. B2-1-1:
GCGGCGGCTTCGTCGGCAAGGTGACCAAGGTGATCGACGACCATGAGCTCGAGATCGACCTCGGTGGCGGCACGAAGGTGACGGCGTTGCGCTCGACGATCGCCGACGTGCGCGTCAAGGGCGAGCCGGTAGCGAACCAGAACGCCAAGAAATAACCAAATTCCAGGCGGAGCGATCCGCGGACGGGGCCCTGACAAGCGACGGCATATGTCTCATTTTTGGCGCCTGAAGATGATGCTGACGTGGCTTGCCGTAGCCACGATGACCGTCTTCGACACGTCCAACCTTTTCGCCGCCAGTCCGCATGCCATGCGGCCCGAGCGGCCTGCCGACAGTCCGGCAGTCGTTCGAGCAGGGCAAGACGGTTCGCATCTCCTGCTCCATCTGGTGGTGGCGGATGTGATCGACGGCCGGCTGAAGATTGCGCGTGGCGATGTCCGGGCGCTTCTGATGGAGGCCAGGATCGGCTACACGGGGCTTGCTGTGTCGGGCAGGACCTTGCAGGTGCGCATCACGAATCCGGCTCAGCTTGAGGCGGCAAAGACAGCGCTCAAGACGGTAACGGATGTTGCCCCGGACAGCCGCGTTCAGGAAATGACGCTGGATTCCAAAGCCGGCTTGCTCAAATTCACGCTGACGGATGCGGGTTTGAAGTATCAGACCTCTAACGCGATTTCTCAGTCGATTAAGGTCATCAAAAATCGTCTCCAAGATCTGCGTGTCGCCGGCACGGTGGCCCAACCAGCGGACCAAGACGGCATACTTGTTCAGACGTCAGACATCGCCGATCGGCAAACGCTGGAAAAAATTCTCACCCGGCCTGGTCGCCTGAGCTTCCATTTGGTTGACCTTTCGATGCCGGTGAACGATGCGATCAGCGGTTCCCCGCCTGTTGGCTCGCTGGTGGTGTATACGCAGGACGATCCGCCGGTTCCTTACCTGGTCGAGAATCGGGTCATCCTCTCGGATAAGGACGTGCTCGACGCCCGCCCAACTTACAGTGGGCAGCAAAATGACGAACCGGTTGTCGTGTTCCGGTTTGGCGCCAAAGGCGCGGCACGGTTCAAACAGGTTACAACGCAAAATGTGGGCAAGCCATTGGCTGTGATCCTGGATGACCACGTGATTTCAGCACCTGTCATTCGCGAGCCCATCGATGGTGGTTACGGTCAAGTCTCGGGCAATTTCACGGTCCGGGAAGCCAACACCATCGCCATGCTGTTGCGAACCGGCCCATTGCCGGCAAGATTGACAATCGCTGAAGAAGCACGATAGGGCCGGCCGTGCTCAGAATGAGAAACGGGCCCGCGAACCGAACCGATGGCGGAATGCTGCCGCTTGTACGCCTGAACGGATAAGAACTGATGCTTTATTTCTCGCGCTTCAAGATGATCCTGATCTGGCTGGCCGTGGCCGCCACAGTGGTCCTCGCCGCGCCCAATCTCATTCCCGCAAGCACGCTGGCGCAGCTTCCGAGCTGGGTGCCCAAGCGGCAGATGACGCTCGGCCTCGACCTGCAGGGCGGCTCGCACATCCTGCTCCAGATGGATCAGAACGATCTGGTGAAGGCGCAGCTGGAGACGACGCGTGACGAGATCCGGACGCTGCTGCGCGAGGCCAAGATAGGCTATACCGGCCTGGCGGGCACGGGCAGGACCGTACAGGTCCGCATACAGGACCCGAACCAGCTCGATGCGGCCAAGACGGCACTGAAGCCGCTGACCGATCCGGTCGCCGCCAGCTTGTTCACCGGCGGCTCCGTCCAGGAGATGGCGCTGGATGATTCCGAGCCCGGCCTGCTCAAATTCACCGTCACCGACGCCGGCATAAAATATCGCACGTCGGCTGCGTTGGCACAGTCGATCGAAGTCGTCGAACGCCGCGTCAACGAACTCGGCACCACCGAACCGATCGTGCAGCGGCAGGGCGACGACCGCATTCTGGTGCAGGTGCCCGGTTTGCAGGACCCGCAAAGGCTGAAGGAAATCATCGGCCAGACCGCCAAGCTGACCTTCCAGATGGTGGACCAGTCTATGCCGGTGCAGGATGCGCTGAAGGGCCGTCCGCCGGCCGGTTCATCGATCCTCTATTCGCAGGACGATCCGCCGGTTCCCTACCTGATCGAAAACCGCGTCATCGTTTCCGGCGAAGACCTCTCCAAAGCGACCGCAACCTACAACTCGCAGACCAACGAGCCGGTGGTTTCCTTCACCTTCAACTCGCGCGGCGCGACACGGTTCGGGCAGGCGACATCGCAGAATGTCGGCAAGCTGTTCGCCATCATCCTCGACAACCAAGTGATTTCGGCGCCGCAGATCCGCGAGCCGATCCTGGGCGGCAGCGGCCAGATCTCAGGCAATTTCACGGCCGAGAGCGCCAATGACCTCGCGGTCCTGCTGCGCGCAGGCGCGCTGCCGGCAAAGCTGACCGTGATCGAGGAGCGCACGGTGGGTCCGGGCCTCGGCCAAGATTCGATCCATGCCGGCAAGGTCGCCGGCATCATCGGCTCTATCCTTGTCGTCGCCTTCATGTTCGTCGCCTACGGCTTCCTCGGCTTCCTCGCCAACATCGCGCTGGCGGTGCACGTGGCGATGATCGTCGGACTGCTATCGCTGCTTGGCGCGACACTGACCTTGCCAGGCATTGCCGGTATCGTGCTGACCATCGGCATGGCCGTCGATTCCAACGTGCTGATTTATGAGCGCATCCGCGAGGAGCGGCGCGCCGGACGCTCGGTGATCCAGGCGATCGACACCGGCTTCTCGAAGGCGCTGGCGACGATCGTCGATTCCAACGTCACCTCGCTGATCGCGACCGTGGTGCTGTTCTATCTCGGAACGGGGCCGGTGAAGGGCTTTGCCATCACCTACGCCATCGGCATCCTGACCACGGTGTTCACCGCCTTCACCTTTACCCGGCTGCTGGTGTCCATCTGGCTGCGCCGCGCGCGTCCGAAGGAATTGCCGCGGGCGCCGGTAACCTTCATTCCGCCCGGCACGAAGATCCCGTTTATGGGCATCCGCCGCTGGACCTTCGCGCTGTCGAGCCTGCTGTCGGTCCTGTCGGTGGTGCTGTTCATGACCGTCGACATCAATTACGGCATCGATTTCAAGGGCGGATCGCTGATCGAGGTGAAGTCCAAGAGCGGCAATGCCGATCTTGCCGACATCAGAGCCAGGCTCTCGGAACTGAATATCGGCGAAGTGCAGGTGCAGCAGTTCGGCGAGCCGAATGACGTGCTGATCCGTGTCGGCACGCAGGACGGCGGCGAGAATGCCGAGCAGACCGTCATCGACAAGGTTCGTGGCGAGTTGCAGGACAATTACGATTTCCGCCGCGTCGAGGTGGTGGGACCGACCGTGTCAGGAGAACTGGCCAAGCAAGGCACGATCGCCATGCTGGTCGCGCTGGTGGGTATCCTGATCTATGTCTGGTTCCGCTTCGAATGGCAGTTCGCGGTCGGCGCCATCGTGGCGACGGTCCATGACGTGGTCATGACCATAGGCTTCTTCGTTATAACCGGGCTGGAGTTCAACCAATCGTCGCTGGCGGCGATCCTGACCATCATCGGCTACTCGCTGAACGACACGATCGTGGTCTATGACCGCGTTCGCGAGGATCTCAGGAAATACAAGAAGATGCCGCTGCCGCAGCTCCTCAACAACGCCATCAACGAGACGCTGTCGCGAACGACGCTGACCTCGGTGACGACGATCCTGGCGCTCCTGGCACTGGTGCTGTTCGGCGGCGAGGTGATCCGCTCGTTCACGATGGCAATGCTGTTCGGCGTCATCTTCGGCACCTATTCGTCGATCTTCATCGCCGCGCCGCTGCTGATCCTGTTCAAGCTGCGGCCGCAGGCCACGAGCTCGGACGAGGAAAAGCCGGTCGGCGGCGGCAAGGCGGTCGCGACCTGACGCGCGACCCGAAGGGCGGATCGGCAGGGATGGCCAAAGGCATCGTCATCCGCGAGGCGCATTTCCCCGGCCGCGCCCCTATCGAGGCGTATGGCAATGGCGGCTTCCGCTTCGCCGACATGTCGCATCGCGGTTCGCTTCTGTGCCTGCCGTCGGGTATCCATGGCTGGGAGCCGGCGGACCCATCTGCGCTGACGGTGGCGGATTTCGAACGGCTGCTGGCCCAGGCCGAGAAGATCGAAATCCTGCTGGTCGGCACGGGCAAGGATTTACGACCCTTGCCGGCGGGGCTTCGCGCCGCCTTGAAGACCGCGGGCATAGCCGCCGACCCGATGGCGACCGGTGCAGCGGTGCGGACATATAATGTCCTGCTCGCAGAGGATCGCGCGGTAGCCGCCGCGCTGATCGCCGTCGACTGACGTGGACCAAAAGGGCGAAATCGTCATGGGCGCCGTGCGCGCCGCCGACCATGACCGCTATCTCAGCGCGCTCTACGCGCCGACGGACAAGCGCGAAGCGCTGTTTTCGCTCTACGCCTTCAATGCCGAAATCGCGGGCATTCGGGATCGCATCCGCGAGGCCTTGCCGGGCGAGGTGCGGTTGCAATGGTGGCGCGATGTCATCGCAGCCGAAGGGTCCGAGACGGGCCATCCGATCGCGGATGTGCTGAAGGCCACGATTTCCAGGTACGGCCTGCCGAAACAGGCATTCGAGAATATGCTCGAGGCCCGCATCTTCGACCTCTATGACGACCCGATGCCGTCGCGAACCGATCTCGAAGGCTATTGCGGCGAAACGGCAGCCGCGCTTATTCAACTGGCGGCAATGGTGCTGGATCCAGGAGTGGCGCCACGTTTCGCCGAACTGGCCGGTAGGGCCGGTTGCGCGCAGGCGATTACGGGACTGTTGCTCCTGCTGCCGCTGCACCGCAGTCGCGGACAGTGTTTTGTTCCGGCCGATATCCTGGCCGCGGCGGGTTCGTCTCCGGAGGAATTCGTCACCGACGATGGTGGACCAGGTGCGCAGCGCGCCGTCGCCGCCATGATCGCGCTGGCGCGGGAGCATCTCTCGGTCTTCGAGAAAGGCGCATCGGATTTGCCGGCTTCACTGCGCCCGGCCTTTCTGCCGCTGGTCCTGTCGCGAGCCTACCTGACGAAAATGGAACGCGGTTCGCCGCTCGACGGCACGGTGCGACTCTCGACCATGCGCCGCCACTGGCTCATGCTGCGTCGCGCCATGGTGGGCTGGCCAGCAGTTTGACGTAAACGTCAATTGTGCTAAGGGATCGCTCAACCGGGAACTGTTGCCAAGACAACAGGCCGGCTGGAGGAGATGCCTGTCCATGAGCCTGCCCGTGCTGGTCGTGATCGTCGTATTCGGCATCGCGTTGTCGGTCGCCGCCGTTCATTTCACCGGCGGCAGCCGCAAGGCCAGGCTGGCCGATGCAGAGCAGGCGCGAGAGCGTTTTGCCGAGGATTTTCCGGATGAACCGGCGGCCGCCATCCACCTCACATCCGATGGCCGAACCGCGTTCCTGGAACTCGGGCGAGGGCGCCTTGGCATCGTCCATGCCATCGGAGATCGTTTCCTGACGCGTATCATCACGCCGCGCGATGTATTGGCGCGGAGTGACGATGGTGCCGGGACGATTGCGCTGCGCCTTGCCGATTTCACCTGGAAAGGCGGTCACTTCACCTTCGCTAACGCTGCCGACGCGCACGCTGTGCTAAGAGTTCTTCAGCCGCAGCATCCTAGTTCGACCAAGGAGGCCGCGTGATGGGCGATTACAATTTCCCGCAGGTTACCCAGCTCGCCATCCCGTTCTTCGTTGCCGCCATCCTGATCGAGCTGTGGCTGGTGCGCACCGGCCGGGCCAAGGGCTCGTTCGAGACGCACGACACGCTGACCAGCCTGATGATGGGCACCGGCAATGTCGTCGCCGGGCTGCTACTGGGCGTCGTCTCCTACTGGGCGCTGCTGTGGCTCTGGCAGTTCCGTTTCTTCAACCTCGGCCTGTCGATCTGGGTGTTCCTGGCGGCCTTCCTGCTCGATGATTTGCGCTACTACATCTACCACCGCATCGCGCATCGGGTGCGCTGGGTGTGGGCCGAGCACGTCAACCACCATTCCAGCCAGCACTACAATCTGTCGACGGCACTCAGGCAGAGCTGGACGGGCCTGTTCACCTTCATGTTCGTGCTGCAGGCGCCGCTGGTGCTGCTCGGCTTCCATCCGGCGGTGATTGCCTTCACCTTCGGCTTCAACCTTATCTGGCAGTTCTGGATCCACACCGAGACGATCGGCAAGATGTGGGGCTGGTTCGAATTCGTCTTCAACACGCCCTCGCACCACCGCGTCCACCACGCCACCAATCCGCGCTACCTTGACGCCAACTACGCCGGCACGTTGATCATCTGGGACCGCATGTTCGGCACCTTCGTCGAGGAGTTGGAAGAGGACCGCCCGCGCTACGGCATCGTGAAAAATCTTGGCACCTTCAATCCGCTGAAAGTGGCTTTCCACGAATGGATCGGCATGTTCAGGGATGCCTTCGCACCTGATCTGACCCTGAGCGACCGCCTGAACTACCTGATCAAGCCGCCCGGCTGGAGCCATGACGGCTCGCGCGAAACTTCCGAGAGCCTGAAAGCAGCCTATGTCAGGCGAAATCCGGGTGAGGCCGGGAAGCCCGGGCTGCGACCGGCGCGTGCCGAGCCGGCCGAGTAGCTATTTCGTAGCCCTTTCTAGGAAAGGCCGCTCGATCCGCGATCTCGCATCAATGTCTCGTAGTCGCGGCCACTGTAGAAGATGTTGACGATGCGAATGATGTCGCTCTCGATTAGATAGGCTATGACGGCGGAGTGCTCGAACGGAACGGTTCGCAGTCCCGGCACGATGTCGTCGCGCAGGCGACCGCTACGAGGTGCGTTGCCGATGTTTGGCAACGGTCTTCAATTCGAAGCACGAATCTCAGCGCCGCGTTGGGGCTTCCGCCCGACTCAACTATGTATCTGAAAATGTTGGTAAGATCGTCTCTGGCACTTTCGCGATACTCGACCTCAAGCCGCCGAATCATCAATGCGGCTCGAATGTTGTTCAGCGAATTTCTTAAGCTGGTCGCGAACCTCTTTTCCGGAAAGGTTCGGCCTTGTGTCCTCAATCGAAGATTTTACCCGCGCCCGGATCGACGCCATGCGCTCGGCATGCTCGTCCTCTTCGCGCTGGAAAGCGCGGAGCGCGGCGCGAATGACTTCGCTCGCCGAGCCGAAGGAACCGTCCTCGACTTTTTCGCGGATCATGCGCGCCATGGCGGGCGTGACGGTGACGGACAGTTTCTCGGCTGGTTCCAAGCGATGACTCCCATGATCGAGCGAGTAGGATACTATCCTACTTTCCGCGGCAAGCCAATCTGAAAGGCTATTCCGCCGCTTGAGCTTGCGCCGGCAGTCCCAGCCATCGCCGGCAATCACCCAGCGCACGCGACGTAATCGCATGCCGCTTGGCGACCGTCTTGTCCTTGCCGCGCAGTTTGCCTTCGATCTTCACCGCCTCGACAGGCGGGAACAGGCCGAAATTGACGTTCATCGGCTGGAAAGAGCGCTTTCCCGGCTCGTCGTCTGAAACGATGTGTCCGCCGGTGATGTGGTTGAGCAGCGCTCCGAACGCCGTGGTGAGTGGCGGCAGCGACGGCGCGTGGCCGAGCCGCTCGGCAGCGGCGAAGCGGCCGGCGAGCAGGCCGATGGCGGCGCTTTCAACATAGCCTTCGCAACCGGTGATCTGGCCGGCGAAACGCAGGCCCGGGCGCGACTTCAGCTGCAGCGAGGCGTCGAGCAAGGTCGGCGAGTTGATGTAGGTGTTGCGATGCAGGCCGCCGAGGCGGGCGAATTCGGCGTTCTCCAGACCAGGAATCGTGCGGAAAATGCGCACCTGCTCGGCATGCTTCAATTTGGTCTGAAAGCCGACCATGTTGTAGAGCGTGCCCAGCGCATTGTCCTGCCGCAGTTGCACGACGGCGTAGGCCTTGACGGTTGGATTGTGCGCATTGGTGAGGCCCATCGGCTTCATCGGCCCGTAGCGCAGCGTCTCGACGCCACGCTCGGCCATGATCTCGATCGGCAGGCAGCCGTCGAAATAGGGCGTGCCTTCCCATTGCTTGAATTCTGTTTTCTGGCCCTCCACCAGTGCCTGCACGAAGGCAAGATACTGGTCCTTGTCCAAGGGACAGTTGATGTAGTCCTTGCCGGTGCCGCCGGGCCCGACCTTGTCGTAGCGCGACTGGAACCAGCAGGTGTCCATGTCGATCGTGTCGAAATGAATGATCGGCGCGATCGCGTCGAAGAAGGCGAGCGCATCGGCGCCCGTCGCTTCGGCAATCGACTGTGCGAGCGAGGGTGCGGTCAGCGGGCCGGTGGCGATGATGGCCTGGTCCCATTCGACCGGCGGCAAGCCGGGTACTTCCTCGCGCTGGATGGAGATCAGCGGATGGGCCTCGATCCTGGCCGTCACCGCGTCGGAAAATCCGTCGCGGTCCACGGCCAGCGCCCCGCCGGCCGGCACCTGGTTGGCGTCGCCGGCGCTCATGATCAGCGAGCCGGCCAGCCGCATTTCGGCATGCAAAAGACCGACGGCGTTGTTCTCGGCGTCGTCGGAGCGGAAAGAATTGGAGCAAACGAGTTCGGCCAAGCCGTCGGTCTTGTGCGCCTCTGTGCCGCGAACGGGCCGCATTTCGTGCAGCACAACGGGAACGCCGGCTTGGGCTGCCTGCCATGCTGCTTCGGATCCGGCGAGGCCACCGCCGATGATGTGAATAGGTTTTTTGCTCATGAGCGCCGGAATAATCGGTTGGCGGGACGATTGCAATTGCCGCACCTGGAACATGCCGCGGCGGCGAAGGCGAAGGCTGCCCTGAAAACAACAACACCCGCCGGGGGAGGAGGTCCGGCGGGTGTCGTTTTGGGGGTCGACCCTCGGGAGGAGGTGAAGGCCGACCGTATTCGTCATCGCCGGGGAGGAGGTCGGCTTTGACGAAATTCCTTTCGCCGTTTGAAAAGGGGCGAAGCCTCTGGAGCAAAATTCGTTTTGCTCCGGGGAAACAACGCCCGCCGCGGGAGGAGGTGCGGCGGGCGCCGTTTGGGTGGCCAACCTTCGGGAGGAGGTGAAGGTCGGGCCTATCCGTCATCGCCGGGGAGGAGGTCGGCTTTGACGAAATTCTTTTCGCCATTTTGAAGAGGGGCGAAGCCTCTGGAGCAAAACTCGTTTTGCTCCGGGAAACAACGCCCGCCGCGGGAGGAGGTGCGGCGGGCGCCGTTTTGGTGGTCAACCCTTGGGAGGAGGTAAGGGGTGACCGTATTCGTCAGGATCGGGGAGGAGGTCGACCCTGGCGAAATTCCGTTGTTAGATCGCCTGGCGGGCGATGATCTTGATTTCGTCGCGGACGATGCCGAGATCATGCAGCTGGCGGTTGGAAAGGCGACCCAGCTCGGTAACCGTCTCGCGATAAACGCGCCAGTTACGATAGTTGCGGATCAGGTTCATTGTCATGCTCTTCTCAAAACTGGTTCGGACCATTCGCGGTCCGAAGGATTAGACCGCCTTGCGAGCGACGTAAGGAATGTCGCTGCGGCTGATGCCGAGGTCGGTCAGTTCACGGTTGCTCAGGCGGCTCAGCTCGGAAACGGTGTCCCGGTAGCGGCGCCAGTTGCGGTAGTTGCGGATCAGGTTCATGGTATTTCTCGTTTCGTCTTTTCTTGCGGATCATTCCGTTTGTGTACAAACCATAAATAGGCGGGCCCATATCGATTTAAAAGCGCTATGGCTGCATGGCAGCAATGCAAATTGTGCAATGCAACATTAACAAGCCTTCGCGGACCTGACACAAAGAAGCCAGAATCAGAAAGTGCCGTGACGTCAACGGTTTGGCAGCTCCAGCTGAAAAACCGACCAAGCAGCAGGGGGAAGCATGGCGGGCTACGCGACACGGGTCAGGTCGGACATTGCGCGATGGCTTGAGGCCGGACTGATCGACGCCCCGACGGCCGATGCATTGCGGCGCGACGTCGAGATCAACGCGCGCCAGTCGTTGAGCTTCGGTTCGATCCTGGCGATGATGGCGGCGCTGCTGTTCGGCGCGGCCATCCTGATCTTCGTCGCCGCCAACTGGGAAGCCATCCCGCGGCTGGCGCGCGTTGCCGCGCTCTTTGCCGTCATCCTTGGCGGCTATGTCGGCGGTGCAGTGCTGAAAACCCGCGACCACGCGGCGATCGGCGAGGCGTTGTGGATCGTGGCGGCGGCGGCTTTCGGCGGTTCGATCGCGCTGATCGGCCAGATGTACCATCTGTCGGGCGACGAGGCCTCGGCCTTGATCGCCTGGGGCGCCGGCACCGTGTTGGCGGCGGTGGCGCTGCGGTCCAACCCGCTGACCGTCGCCGCGGTCGGCATCGCCGACGCCTGGCTGCTCCTGAAAGGGTTCGACTATTTCAATCGCAGCGAATTTCCGCATCTCTTCCTCGTCATGGCGGCTGTGCTGTTTGCCGTCTCGTTCTGGACCCGCAGCCAGGCGGCGCGGCACCTGATCATCCTGTCGCTGCTTTTCTACCTTGTGCTGGTCGCCGTGGATCACGAGACGCTGCCGGTGGCGATCCCGCTGGTCATCGTATCGGTATTGTTGTTCGTGGCTTCCGTCTTCGCGCCGGAACCGGTCGACCGGATCGTGCAGCTTGGCGGCCGCTTGCCGCTGCATGCTCTGCTTGGCTTCCTCACTGGACTGGCCATCATCCAGTTCGAACTGGCCGGCGAAAGCAGCTACGACAGAGGCTTCGCCATTGCTTCGGTCGTCGCGCTGGCCGGCATTGTTGCCGCCATTGTGCTCGCGGGGCGCGAGAGCCATGGCCTGCGCTGGCTTGCCTATCTCGGCTTCGCCTTCGAACTCGCCATGATCTATGTCGTGACCCTGCAGTCGATGCTCGACACCGCCGGCTTCTTCCTTGCCGCGGCGGTGCTGCTTGGCATCCTGGCGATCGTCATCATCCGCGTGGAGAAACGCATGAAGGATCCGGCCACCGGAGGAGCCACGGCATGATGACCGGAAAGAGGCTCGTCATCTCGGCGCTGGTACTGGCGCTCGTCCAGATCGGCTTCCTGGGTTGGATCATCGCCGGCCGGGCGGCGATCCTGCGCAGCGGCAAGGAAGTGCTGCTGAAGATCGAGCCTGTCGATCCGCGCGACCTGCTGCGCGGCGACCATATCATCCTCGGCTACGACATCTCGCGCATACCGGTGAAGATGATCGCCAACATCCCGGCCGGAAAACTTTCCAGCGACGACACCTCGATCGTCGTCCGTCTGAAGAAGAACGCCGACGGCTACTGGACGCCGAGCGCCGCGTGGTTCGGCGCGGCGCCGACACCGACCGGCGCCGACGAGGCCGACATTCGCGGTCATGTCGCCGGAGGCTGGGATCTTCGCGGCGAGGGACTGACGATCGCGCCGGATTACGGCATCGAACGGTTCTACCTGCCGGAAGGCTCGGGGATGGCAATTCAGAACGATATGCGGGTACGCCCGTTCGGGATCCGTCTTGCACTGGCCAGCGACGGCACCGCCCAGATCAAGGCGCTGGTGGACGGCGACAAGACGCTGTTTCAGGAGCCTCTATATTAAGGTGTGCAGGGGTGGGCTGCCATCCATAGCTTGAACGGGGAGGGCGATGCGGCCTCGAAGGCTCAAGCCTTGGAAGCTTACGTCTAATCGACCTCAGGGGCGTCCTTTACGGCGCTAGCGTCTCGCCACTGGATTGTGTTGCGTGGTAGGTATATTCTCAACGCTGGCGGTGGCATTCAGAAAGATGGAAAGCCCATGGCGACCGGGTACTTGGATCACCAGTTGGAGTGTCCTTTTTGCGGCACGATAAGGCTGCGGATTCCTGCCGATGCCGAACCTTCGACGGGCATCCGGTGCGACGACTGCGGTCAGTATCTTGGCACATGGGACGAATTGCAGGATGATTTCCAGCGCCAAGGCGGTAACGATGGCATCTTCCGCCTCGACAAGGGACGTATCAAGAAGCTCGCCTAGGCAGTGTCCTGATTTCCTGCCAGCGCCTGTGCGCTAGTGGACTATCCGATGCCATGCCGGCAGTGGTGCGCGTGAAGGGACTCGAACCCCCAAGCCTTGCGGCGGCAGGACCTAAACCTGCTGTGTCTACCAGTTCCACCACACGCGCCTCGGGCGGGCTGTAGCAGAGCCTCGGCGGCCTTGTCGAGGTCTTGGGAGTGAGGTGGAATACCGCATCGTCCTTTGAATATCGCGGCAGCCGCCAGCCCCGACCTGAGGGTCTGGCAATTCCTTCACGCCCGCACGGTCCGGCGATCCCATTAGCCATCATTCTGTCAATGTCAGGGCCGAAATGATGGTTATTCGCCTAAACGCGAAGATGGTTGAAAATTGGCCTCGCCTGTGACAAAAGGCGTGTCGAATGTGACGGGACGCGACGATCCGCTTCTGCAAAATGTGATAAGAAGTAGGAAAAACAAAGACTTATTCACATTTTGGAACGCAGTTTGGAAGAGTTTGAGCCGTATTTCAGGTCAAATCGCCAGGTTCCGTACCAAAAGCCATTCCCGGCAAGATTACACCGGCAGGCTGTGAACGGCAGAGAGCCGTTTGGCAGCCTCATTGGTGAAAACAAAGGTTTTACGATGCAGGTCACCGAAACACTCAATTCCGGTCTCAAGCGCGAGATCAAGATCACCGTGCCGGCTGGTGACATGGAAGCCAAGCTGATGGCGCGGCTGACGGACGCCAGGAATAAGGTTCGCATCAACGGCTTCCGTCCCGGCAAGGTGCCGGTGCAGCACCTGCGCAAGGTCTATGGCAAGTCGTTCATGGCCGAAGTGGTCAACGAGATCCTCAACGATTCGACCCGGTCGATCATTTCGGGCCGCGGCGAAAAAGCCGCCATGCAGCCCGAAGTCATCATGACCGAGGACGAGAAGGAAGCAGAGAAGATCCTGGCCGGCGGCGCCGACTTCGAATTCCGCCTTAACTACGAGATCATCCCGCCCATCGAGATCAAGGATTTTTCCGACATCAAGGTGACGCGCCAGGTGTTCGACGTCCCTGACGCGGAGATCGACGAGCAGGTCAAGCGCGTCGCCGAATCGGCGCGCAGCTACGAGCCGAAGACCGGCAAGGCGGCCGAAGGCGACCGCGTCACGATCGACTATGTCGGCAAGATCGACGGCGAGGCCTTTGCCGGCGGCGCCGGCACGGATCAGC
Protein-coding regions in this window:
- a CDS encoding SecDF P1 head subdomain-containing protein; translated protein: MSHFWRLKMMLTWLAVATMTVFDTSNLFAASPHAMRPERPADSPAVVRAGQDGSHLLLHLVVADVIDGRLKIARGDVRALLMEARIGYTGLAVSGRTLQVRITNPAQLEAAKTALKTVTDVAPDSRVQEMTLDSKAGLLKFTLTDAGLKYQTSNAISQSIKVIKNRLQDLRVAGTVAQPADQDGILVQTSDIADRQTLEKILTRPGRLSFHLVDLSMPVNDAISGSPPVGSLVVYTQDDPPVPYLVENRVILSDKDVLDARPTYSGQQNDEPVVVFRFGAKGAARFKQVTTQNVGKPLAVILDDHVISAPVIREPIDGGYGQVSGNFTVREANTIAMLLRTGPLPARLTIAEEAR
- the secDF gene encoding protein translocase subunit SecDF → MLYFSRFKMILIWLAVAATVVLAAPNLIPASTLAQLPSWVPKRQMTLGLDLQGGSHILLQMDQNDLVKAQLETTRDEIRTLLREAKIGYTGLAGTGRTVQVRIQDPNQLDAAKTALKPLTDPVAASLFTGGSVQEMALDDSEPGLLKFTVTDAGIKYRTSAALAQSIEVVERRVNELGTTEPIVQRQGDDRILVQVPGLQDPQRLKEIIGQTAKLTFQMVDQSMPVQDALKGRPPAGSSILYSQDDPPVPYLIENRVIVSGEDLSKATATYNSQTNEPVVSFTFNSRGATRFGQATSQNVGKLFAIILDNQVISAPQIREPILGGSGQISGNFTAESANDLAVLLRAGALPAKLTVIEERTVGPGLGQDSIHAGKVAGIIGSILVVAFMFVAYGFLGFLANIALAVHVAMIVGLLSLLGATLTLPGIAGIVLTIGMAVDSNVLIYERIREERRAGRSVIQAIDTGFSKALATIVDSNVTSLIATVVLFYLGTGPVKGFAITYAIGILTTVFTAFTFTRLLVSIWLRRARPKELPRAPVTFIPPGTKIPFMGIRRWTFALSSLLSVLSVVLFMTVDINYGIDFKGGSLIEVKSKSGNADLADIRARLSELNIGEVQVQQFGEPNDVLIRVGTQDGGENAEQTVIDKVRGELQDNYDFRRVEVVGPTVSGELAKQGTIAMLVALVGILIYVWFRFEWQFAVGAIVATVHDVVMTIGFFVITGLEFNQSSLAAILTIIGYSLNDTIVVYDRVREDLRKYKKMPLPQLLNNAINETLSRTTLTSVTTILALLALVLFGGEVIRSFTMAMLFGVIFGTYSSIFIAAPLLILFKLRPQATSSDEEKPVGGGKAVAT
- a CDS encoding Mth938-like domain-containing protein, with the translated sequence MAKGIVIREAHFPGRAPIEAYGNGGFRFADMSHRGSLLCLPSGIHGWEPADPSALTVADFERLLAQAEKIEILLVGTGKDLRPLPAGLRAALKTAGIAADPMATGAAVRTYNVLLAEDRAVAAALIAVD
- a CDS encoding phytoene/squalene synthase family protein, producing the protein MGAVRAADHDRYLSALYAPTDKREALFSLYAFNAEIAGIRDRIREALPGEVRLQWWRDVIAAEGSETGHPIADVLKATISRYGLPKQAFENMLEARIFDLYDDPMPSRTDLEGYCGETAAALIQLAAMVLDPGVAPRFAELAGRAGCAQAITGLLLLLPLHRSRGQCFVPADILAAAGSSPEEFVTDDGGPGAQRAVAAMIALAREHLSVFEKGASDLPASLRPAFLPLVLSRAYLTKMERGSPLDGTVRLSTMRRHWLMLRRAMVGWPAV
- a CDS encoding type II secretion system protein is translated as MSLPVLVVIVVFGIALSVAAVHFTGGSRKARLADAEQARERFAEDFPDEPAAAIHLTSDGRTAFLELGRGRLGIVHAIGDRFLTRIITPRDVLARSDDGAGTIALRLADFTWKGGHFTFANAADAHAVLRVLQPQHPSSTKEAA
- a CDS encoding sterol desaturase family protein translates to MGDYNFPQVTQLAIPFFVAAILIELWLVRTGRAKGSFETHDTLTSLMMGTGNVVAGLLLGVVSYWALLWLWQFRFFNLGLSIWVFLAAFLLDDLRYYIYHRIAHRVRWVWAEHVNHHSSQHYNLSTALRQSWTGLFTFMFVLQAPLVLLGFHPAVIAFTFGFNLIWQFWIHTETIGKMWGWFEFVFNTPSHHRVHHATNPRYLDANYAGTLIIWDRMFGTFVEELEEDRPRYGIVKNLGTFNPLKVAFHEWIGMFRDAFAPDLTLSDRLNYLIKPPGWSHDGSRETSESLKAAYVRRNPGEAGKPGLRPARAEPAE
- a CDS encoding type II toxin-antitoxin system RelE/ParE family toxin; translated protein: MPNIGNAPRSGRLRDDIVPGLRTVPFEHSAVIAYLIESDIIRIVNIFYSGRDYETLMRDRGSSGLS
- a CDS encoding type II toxin-antitoxin system RelE/ParE family toxin, whose protein sequence is MIRRLEVEYRESARDDLTNIFRYIVESGGSPNAALRFVLRIEDRCQTSATHLVAVACATTSCRDCEPFRSSTPPS
- a CDS encoding type II toxin-antitoxin system ParD family antitoxin — encoded protein: MEPAEKLSVTVTPAMARMIREKVEDGSFGSASEVIRAALRAFQREEDEHAERMASIRARVKSSIEDTRPNLSGKEVRDQLKKFAEQHSSRIDDSAA